The following proteins come from a genomic window of Limosilactobacillus reuteri:
- the mnmE gene encoding tRNA uridine-5-carboxymethylaminomethyl(34) synthesis GTPase MnmE, with protein MANSENDTIAAISTPVGEGGISIIRISGDDAVKVAQRIYKGKDLAKVATHTINYGHIVDPDTDQEVDEVMVSVMRAPHTYTREDVIEINCHGGLLATNRILQLVLSFGARMAEPGEFTKRAFLNGRLDLSQSEAVMDLIRAKTDKSMKVALNQLDGNLSRLIRNLRQDILDVLAQVEVNIDYPEYDAVEEMTTKLLKEKAEDIQQRIQGLLKTAKQGKVLRDGLATAIIGQPNVGKSSLLNSLLHEDKAIVTNVAGTTRDVIEEYVNVNGVPLKLIDTAGIRDTNDQVEKIGVERSRKALGAADLVLLLIDNSNELTEEDHQLLEATKDKQRIIILNKTDLPRKVDLEELKSLAGKSAVIETSIVNHEGMDQLGEQIGHMFFNEGIESNQNNVMVTNARHIGLLHQANDALSDVLKGINDGMPVDLVQIDMTRCWELLGEITGDSYQDELLDRLFSQFCLGK; from the coding sequence ATGGCAAATAGCGAGAATGATACGATTGCAGCAATTTCGACGCCGGTTGGTGAAGGTGGAATTTCCATTATCCGAATTAGTGGGGATGATGCGGTGAAAGTTGCTCAACGGATCTACAAAGGAAAAGATCTCGCCAAAGTAGCAACTCATACCATTAACTATGGTCATATTGTCGACCCTGATACGGATCAAGAAGTCGATGAAGTGATGGTTTCAGTAATGCGCGCTCCTCACACTTATACACGTGAAGACGTGATTGAAATCAACTGTCACGGGGGATTGTTAGCAACCAACCGTATTCTGCAATTGGTACTGAGCTTTGGCGCCCGGATGGCAGAACCAGGTGAATTTACTAAACGGGCCTTCTTAAATGGTCGTCTCGATTTATCCCAATCAGAAGCGGTAATGGATCTAATTCGTGCAAAGACAGATAAATCGATGAAGGTTGCATTAAATCAGCTTGATGGTAATTTGTCGCGGTTAATTCGTAATTTGCGCCAGGATATTTTGGATGTATTAGCGCAGGTAGAGGTTAATATTGACTATCCAGAATATGATGCTGTTGAAGAAATGACGACGAAGCTCTTAAAAGAAAAAGCAGAGGACATTCAACAACGAATCCAAGGCCTTCTTAAAACAGCTAAACAAGGAAAGGTTTTGCGAGATGGTTTAGCAACGGCCATCATTGGGCAGCCGAATGTTGGTAAATCAAGTTTGTTGAATTCCTTGCTTCACGAGGACAAAGCGATCGTTACAAATGTTGCTGGGACAACCCGGGACGTAATTGAAGAATACGTCAATGTCAACGGGGTGCCATTGAAGTTAATTGATACAGCAGGAATCCGCGATACAAATGACCAAGTTGAAAAGATCGGGGTAGAGCGGAGTCGCAAAGCCTTGGGGGCCGCTGATTTAGTACTTCTCTTGATTGATAATTCAAATGAATTAACTGAGGAGGATCACCAATTACTTGAAGCAACCAAGGATAAGCAGCGGATCATCATCTTAAATAAGACGGATCTTCCACGCAAGGTTGATTTAGAGGAATTGAAATCACTAGCTGGCAAGAGTGCCGTTATTGAAACTTCAATCGTTAATCATGAAGGAATGGACCAACTTGGTGAGCAGATTGGTCACATGTTCTTCAACGAGGGAATTGAAAGTAACCAAAATAATGTAATGGTTACAAATGCTCGGCACATTGGCTTACTACACCAAGCTAATGATGCTTTAAGCGATGTATTAAAAGGAATTAATGATGGCATGCCGGTGGATCTGGTTCAAATTGATATGACCCGGTGTTGGGAATTATTAGGTGAGATTACTGGGGATAGTTACCAAGATGAGTTACTTGACCGGTTATTTAGTCAATTCTGTTTAGGAAAGTAG
- the jag gene encoding RNA-binding cell elongation regulator Jag/EloR: MVVFTGTTIEEAKEKARTQLKPTVNQTIEFTVLQQPRHGFLGIGRRQAQVDAVIKDKEIAMPSLEEKDEQLAKEPEQKPASLNSAEGELDPAEIKRRQRANLKKVQATSKELVEYLTTVFKELGIAVEPRIINLEAHDLKIDLQTEENGRVIGKHGRRINAMEQLSNIFMDYHGAAKVNVELDTSNYRERRQEVVHNLAQKAAMEVVASGKAVFMDPMPARERKQIHHELENNRHVKTYSHGREPYRSIVIAPQD, encoded by the coding sequence ATGGTAGTTTTTACTGGAACAACAATTGAAGAAGCAAAAGAAAAGGCCCGTACACAATTGAAGCCAACCGTTAATCAGACAATTGAATTTACGGTTCTTCAACAGCCGCGGCACGGTTTTCTAGGAATTGGACGACGCCAAGCGCAAGTAGATGCAGTAATAAAAGATAAAGAAATTGCGATGCCCTCACTGGAAGAAAAAGACGAGCAGCTAGCAAAAGAGCCAGAGCAAAAGCCTGCAAGCTTAAATTCCGCTGAAGGTGAGCTCGATCCTGCTGAAATCAAGCGGCGGCAACGGGCCAATCTTAAAAAAGTTCAAGCAACTAGTAAAGAATTAGTTGAGTATCTAACAACAGTATTTAAGGAATTGGGTATTGCTGTTGAACCACGGATTATTAATTTAGAAGCTCATGACCTCAAAATTGATCTTCAAACTGAGGAAAATGGACGAGTGATCGGGAAGCACGGTCGCCGGATCAATGCGATGGAACAGCTTAGTAATATATTCATGGATTACCATGGAGCGGCAAAGGTAAATGTTGAACTTGATACTTCCAATTATCGTGAACGGCGTCAAGAAGTAGTTCATAACCTGGCGCAAAAGGCAGCGATGGAAGTAGTTGCAAGCGGAAAAGCTGTTTTTATGGACCCAATGCCAGCTCGTGAACGGAAACAGATTCACCATGAACTTGAGAATAACCGCCACGTAAAAACATACTCCCACGGTCGGGAACCTTACAGGAGTATCGTGATTGCTCCCCAAGACTAA